From Rhodohalobacter sp. SW132, the proteins below share one genomic window:
- a CDS encoding acyl-CoA dehydrogenase family protein, producing the protein MSLEVLERTENLSFELSEDQQMIRDSVRDFAERHIAPDVMDRDHNKSFPHEIVKMLADQGLLGIYHDEKYGGAGFDTVSFCLAIEEIARWDASLALTVASHTSLGSGHIALAGSHEQKQKYLTPLARGEKLGAWCLTEPGSGSDASGMKTTAVKQGDHWIINGSKIFITQGSVGDVYVVLAKTDPTLGTKGISAFIVERTMDGVKPGPPMHKLGMNSSDTTEVVFENVKIPLDNLLGELGKGFIDTMKVLDGGRIGIGALSIGIARGALEESMKYAKERKQFGKSIGDFQAIEHKMVNMAVEIDAARLLVHRAAWRKDRGKSYTKEASMAKLFASELSERAALDAIQIHGGYGYTKEYHVERFLRDSKLMTIGEGTSEIQRLILARILKNEMGYNE; encoded by the coding sequence ATGAGTTTAGAAGTACTTGAACGAACAGAAAATTTATCTTTTGAGCTGTCCGAAGATCAGCAGATGATCCGCGACAGTGTTCGTGATTTCGCAGAACGCCACATCGCACCGGATGTGATGGATCGGGATCACAACAAATCTTTCCCCCACGAAATTGTAAAGATGCTGGCCGATCAGGGCCTTCTTGGAATTTATCATGATGAAAAATATGGCGGTGCCGGTTTCGATACCGTCAGTTTCTGCCTCGCCATTGAAGAGATTGCCCGCTGGGATGCTTCACTTGCCCTCACTGTTGCTTCGCACACCTCGCTTGGGAGCGGACACATCGCCCTTGCGGGATCTCACGAACAGAAACAGAAATATCTCACTCCGCTTGCAAGAGGCGAGAAACTCGGTGCATGGTGCCTGACAGAGCCCGGATCAGGAAGCGACGCGTCAGGTATGAAGACCACAGCCGTTAAGCAAGGAGATCACTGGATCATCAACGGCAGTAAAATTTTCATCACACAGGGTTCAGTCGGAGATGTTTACGTAGTTCTTGCTAAAACGGACCCAACCCTGGGCACCAAAGGGATTAGTGCCTTTATCGTTGAACGCACCATGGACGGAGTGAAACCGGGGCCCCCGATGCATAAGCTCGGGATGAATTCATCCGACACCACAGAAGTAGTTTTCGAAAATGTAAAAATTCCCCTGGATAACCTGCTTGGAGAACTTGGAAAAGGATTTATCGACACCATGAAAGTTCTGGACGGCGGGCGGATCGGGATCGGTGCATTGTCGATAGGAATTGCGCGCGGAGCCCTGGAAGAGTCGATGAAATATGCGAAGGAGCGCAAACAGTTTGGTAAATCGATTGGAGATTTCCAGGCTATCGAGCATAAAATGGTGAACATGGCGGTTGAAATTGATGCGGCACGTCTGCTGGTCCATCGAGCCGCCTGGCGAAAAGACCGCGGAAAATCATATACAAAAGAAGCGTCTATGGCCAAGCTTTTTGCCTCGGAACTATCAGAACGCGCCGCGCTGGATGCCATCCAGATTCACGGCGGGTATGGTTATACCAAGGAGTACCATGTAGAACGATTTCTGCGCGACTCCAAATTGATGACCATTGGGGAAGGAACCTCCGAAATTCAGCGGCTGATTCTTGCGCGCATCCTCAAAAACGAAATGGGTTACAACGAATAG
- a CDS encoding beta-sandwich domain-containing protein, whose product MLNKTFMTAGTLILSMMVLMAATQVETLNSNSEHDLDRVETLEGEVVDANTEEGIPDATVYLIKGNDRANADSTTTDFSGEFSFEGLEEDSYTLEVEARGYETKEKDVEVKGDRDQDRDRDEYGDKDKDKVKIELEPEY is encoded by the coding sequence ATGTTAAATAAAACATTCATGACAGCAGGAACACTCATACTTAGTATGATGGTTTTGATGGCTGCAACGCAAGTTGAGACACTCAACTCTAATTCTGAGCACGATCTGGATCGCGTGGAAACCCTGGAAGGTGAGGTAGTCGATGCCAACACTGAAGAGGGTATACCCGATGCAACTGTGTATCTTATTAAAGGAAACGATCGTGCCAATGCCGATTCAACCACAACTGACTTTTCCGGAGAGTTCTCCTTTGAAGGGTTGGAAGAAGATTCCTATACTCTTGAAGTAGAAGCAAGAGGATATGAAACAAAGGAAAAAGATGTTGAGGTGAAAGGCGACCGTGATCAAGACCGTGATCGCGATGAGTATGGAGATAAAGATAAAGATAAAGTGAAAATTGAACTTGAGCCTGAATATTAA
- a CDS encoding carboxypeptidase regulatory-like domain-containing protein, with protein MLNKTILPLATIFLMFFAVACGSSGMVGSDDQTAVAGVVLDSESYDRIANATVTLTGEDKSTVTNENGVFTFVDVGVGTHDVTVESDSHGTVETTIDVEQGGSRVEIKL; from the coding sequence ATGCTTAACAAAACGATTCTACCACTCGCTACAATATTCTTAATGTTCTTTGCCGTTGCCTGTGGATCATCAGGAATGGTTGGATCTGATGATCAAACTGCAGTTGCAGGGGTAGTACTTGACTCTGAGTCATACGACCGAATTGCAAATGCTACTGTAACTCTTACAGGTGAAGATAAATCTACGGTAACGAATGAAAATGGAGTGTTTACATTTGTTGATGTAGGAGTTGGTACTCATGATGTAACTGTTGAGTCAGACTCTCACGGAACCGTTGAAACTACCATTGATGTTGAACAGGGTGGCTCACGGGTCGAAATTAAACTCTGA
- a CDS encoding beta-sandwich domain-containing protein → MKIQKLALVIATLVLSSVLFMAATTADQTTPQNAEYTIAGTVIDADTHEGVAGAEITINETEQSATTDEYGTFSFMDLEEGTYTLSVSADEYEDTETEVEVSEEGATVEIELVPETRM, encoded by the coding sequence ATGAAGATCCAAAAATTAGCTTTAGTAATAGCCACCCTCGTACTAAGTTCTGTACTGTTCATGGCAGCTACAACTGCAGATCAAACCACTCCTCAGAATGCCGAGTATACAATTGCTGGTACAGTGATTGATGCCGACACTCATGAAGGTGTTGCAGGTGCAGAGATTACTATCAATGAAACCGAACAGTCAGCTACAACTGATGAATACGGTACTTTCTCATTCATGGACCTTGAAGAAGGAACATATACTCTTTCTGTAAGTGCAGATGAGTATGAGGATACCGAAACAGAAGTTGAGGTAAGTGAAGAAGGTGCTACCGTCGAGATCGAATTAGTACCTGAAACACGTATGTAA
- a CDS encoding ferredoxin family protein — MKLLTLQEQLGLVSYRNQAKSDIKPHIRVDTEICNSTCPHKCTTYVCPANCYTMDEKGKVHFQVEDCIECGTCMYACDQGAVTWEFPDPEIGRGVTWNYG; from the coding sequence ATGAAACTCCTGACCCTGCAAGAACAACTCGGATTGGTAAGCTACCGGAACCAGGCAAAATCGGATATCAAGCCACACATCCGCGTGGATACGGAGATTTGCAACTCTACGTGTCCGCACAAATGTACAACTTATGTTTGTCCGGCGAATTGCTATACAATGGATGAGAAAGGGAAAGTGCATTTCCAGGTAGAAGATTGCATTGAATGCGGTACCTGTATGTATGCATGTGATCAGGGGGCGGTAACATGGGAGTTTCCAGATCCTGAAATTGGCCGCGGAGTTACCTGGAATTACGGATAA
- a CDS encoding FAD-dependent oxidoreductase gives MDEKFDCIIVGAGVAGLAAAMTLARNNMKFLLIEKGEFPGSKNVSGGVLWGNDLAKLVPNYWEEDAGWDRFINQRRLTFMDNQSSFSIDFKSSHFNEPPYTGVVVLRSKFDRWLADKVQQAIDESDYAMDSFIAPNILVEEVLEEDGKVKGIRTGDEKFYSDSVILAEGVNNLLTRQVGLQDKYVPADHMLTGIKEIIRFDQDVLENRFQLNGKSGMSNEFVGFATDGVEGGGFLYTNKDTLSLGLVLGLKDLREKGKKPYDILNTFKKHPVIADTIRGGEVVEYSAHVVSSGDKRVMPEKLYKPGLVVCGEAANLLMNAGKAIQGMDYAMRSGILAGEAITEAKKNQDFGESSMKAYENNLRNSYVMQDINNFQDAVHLLHDPVMTQKMPNLICDFGRNFFSIKNEPTKKAREMLKDSVKKHASYWDLIKVGAKGAKAL, from the coding sequence ATGGATGAAAAATTTGATTGTATAATCGTTGGTGCCGGTGTAGCCGGCCTTGCTGCGGCCATGACTCTTGCCCGCAACAACATGAAATTTCTGTTGATTGAAAAAGGCGAGTTTCCCGGATCAAAAAATGTATCCGGTGGCGTATTGTGGGGAAACGATCTTGCAAAACTGGTGCCCAATTACTGGGAAGAAGATGCCGGATGGGATCGATTCATTAACCAGCGGCGTCTCACATTTATGGATAACCAATCTTCTTTTTCGATTGATTTTAAATCCTCACACTTCAATGAACCTCCCTACACCGGGGTCGTTGTACTTCGTTCCAAATTCGACCGCTGGCTGGCGGATAAAGTTCAGCAGGCGATTGATGAGAGCGATTACGCGATGGATTCGTTCATCGCCCCTAACATTCTTGTGGAGGAAGTTCTTGAAGAAGATGGAAAAGTGAAGGGAATCCGCACCGGAGATGAGAAATTTTATTCCGACTCCGTGATCCTGGCCGAAGGAGTCAACAACCTGCTGACACGTCAGGTTGGCCTGCAGGATAAATATGTACCGGCTGATCATATGCTGACGGGAATCAAAGAGATCATCCGGTTTGATCAGGATGTGCTCGAAAACCGATTTCAGCTGAATGGAAAAAGCGGGATGAGCAACGAATTTGTTGGATTTGCAACAGACGGAGTTGAAGGCGGAGGATTTCTGTACACCAATAAAGATACCCTCTCCCTCGGGCTTGTTCTTGGATTGAAAGATCTGCGTGAAAAAGGGAAAAAGCCGTATGACATTCTGAACACCTTCAAAAAACACCCGGTCATTGCGGACACCATTCGCGGCGGCGAAGTTGTGGAGTATTCCGCGCATGTTGTCTCATCCGGGGATAAGCGGGTGATGCCTGAAAAACTTTATAAACCGGGCCTCGTGGTTTGCGGTGAAGCGGCAAATCTGCTGATGAACGCAGGAAAGGCGATCCAGGGAATGGATTACGCCATGCGATCGGGAATTCTGGCCGGTGAGGCGATCACCGAAGCGAAAAAGAACCAGGATTTTGGTGAATCATCGATGAAAGCGTATGAAAACAACTTGCGGAACAGCTATGTGATGCAGGACATCAACAACTTCCAGGACGCCGTTCATTTGCTTCATGATCCTGTGATGACCCAAAAAATGCCAAATTTAATCTGTGATTTTGGACGAAATTTCTTCAGCATCAAAAATGAACCCACAAAGAAAGCACGCGAAATGCTAAAAGATTCCGTTAAAAAGCATGCTTCTTACTGGGATCTGATTAAAGTGGGTGCTAAAGGAGCGAAAGCTTTATAA